The sequence below is a genomic window from Rhizobium sp. NXC14.
CGTGGCTTATCTGTCCAGGCACCACTTCTCCTCCAAGCCCCGGGATGACGGAGTGTGGGGTTGGCTTGGTTGCTAAACGCAAAGGTCACTTCCCCAATCGAATAAAAAAACGGGCCACTCGGCCCGTTTCTCGTTCTCGGCAATACCTGTCCGCTCAGCTGACCCGTGCCGCGGCCCGGCGCCTTTCGTTGATCGGCTGATAGGCAAGCTTCTGATGATAGCTGCAATAGGGCGAATTGTCGGGGGACTCGCAGCCGCAGAAATGGAAATCTTCCTTGAGCGGGTCGCCGACCGGCCATTTGCAGGTGCGTTCGGTGAGCTCCGTCAGGCCGAGGCGGCGAGAAATCGGCACGACCACATTGCCGGCCGGCACATATTCCATTTCCTCGACGGCATCGACCTCGATCTCTTCCTTCAGCATCGTTGCGCCCTGTTGACGGGTCACGGTGCGGGTGGTGATCCGGGAGGCGTAGTTCGGCGCGCGCGGCGCGGCTGTCTGGCGCTTCGGCGTGCGCGCCGCGGTGGCCGTGCCGCCGGCCTTGGCGCGGCCGGGAAGGCTGAGCCTGTGCACCTTGCCGATAACGGCATTTCGGCTGACGCCGCCAAGCTGCGCAGCAATCTGGCTGGCGCTCAGTCCTTCGGCCCAAAGCTTCTTGAGTTTCTCGACCCGCTCGTCTGTCCAGTTCATGCCCTGTCTCCACCTTTTGCGTTGGTGATGGCAGAATCCCTCACCGTTGTCCCGGAAGCCTCCGAAACAAGAAACGCTTGATCAATTTTGGTGACTAGTTCCGCCGCATGCAGTCTAGTAATTGAACTTTAACCTAGTGTGAGGCTGACTCCGTGACAAGAGTCGCGGGAATCCGGATGAATCGAATTTCAAGTTTTCCCCAACTTGCTGCCTCTGCGTGGCATTTCTGCAATAATGCCTGTTGAAGGCCGAAAGTGCCGCTGCACAAGCTTGCTGCATAGGCTAAGGCGCCAGTTTTGTTGACATTGCAGCGCGAAAAGGAAATAGTACCGCTCGCCGCCGAAAGGCGGCATTTTTGATTTTTTGGACCTGGTTTTGTTAGCCGGAGTCCGTGCAAGACAACATTGAACGGGAGACCCGCGCCATGGCTGAAGCCGCGCCGCTTTATGACACCTATTCTCGCGCCCCGCTGCGGTTCGAGCGAGGCGAGGGCGTATGGCTGATCACCGAGAGCGGCGAGCGCTATCTCGATTTCGGCGCCGGTGTCGCCGTCACCTCCGTCGGCCATGGCAACCCGCATGTGGTCGCGGCGCTGAAGGAGCAGGCCGACAAGGTCTGGCACCTCTCCAACATCTATGAGATCCCCGGCCAGGAGCGCCTCGCCAAGCGCCTGACGGACGCTACCTTCGCCGATAAGGTGTTCTTCACCAATTCTGGCGCCGAGGCGCTCGAATGCGCCATCAAGACCGCGCGCCGCTACCAGTTTTCCAAGGGGCATCCCGAGCGGTTCCATATCATCACCTTCGAGGGTGCCTTCCATGGGCGCACGCTCGCGACGATTGCCGCCGGCGGTCAGGAGAAATATCTCGAAGGTTTCGGCCCCAAGGCTCCGGGTTTCGATCAGGTGCCGTTCGGCGACATCGAGGCCGTCCGCGCCGCCATTACCGATGCGACGGCCGCAATCCTGATCGAGCCGGTGCAAGGCGAGGGCGGCGTGCGTCCCGCCACCGGCGAATTCATGAAGGCGCTTCGCCGGATCTGCGACGAAAACGGCCTGCTGCTGATCCTCGACGAGGTCCAGACCGGCGTCGGCCGCACCGGCAAGCTCTTCGCCCATGAATGGTCCGGCATCACGCCCGATATCATGGCCGTTGCCAAGGGCATCGGCGGCGGTTTCCCGCTCGGCGCCTGCCTTGCCACGGCCGAGGCTGCCTCCGGCATGAAGGCCGGCACGCATGGTTCGACCTATGGCGGCAATCCGCTGGCCATGGCGGTCGGCAGTGCCGTACTCGACGTCATCCTCGCCGATGGCTTCCTTGAGCATGTGCGCGACGTCGCGCTCGTCTTCCGCCAGGGGCTGGCCTCGCTCAAGGATCGGTATCCCGATGTTATCGAGGATATCCGAGGCGAGGGGCTTCTGCTCGGCGTCAAGGCTGCGGTTCCCTCGGCCGAATTGCTGCAGGCGATCCGCGCCGCGCATCTGCTCGGCGTGCCGGCCGGCGACAACGTCATCCGCCTTCTTCCGCCGCTGGTGGTCACTGCCGAAGAAGCCCGCGAGGGGCTCGTGCGCCTCGAGCGCGCCGCCGAGAGCATCCGCGCCGCCAAGATCAAGAAGACGGCTTGAAGGGATCGCCGCCTTCGGGCGCACGACAGGTAAGAACATGGCTCCTAAACATTTCCTCGATCTTTCGGCCGTCACCTCGGCCGACCTCAGAACTATCATGAACGACGCGCTCGCCCGCAAGCAGGCCTTCAAATCCGGCAAGGGCGACAAGCCGCTCGCCGGCAAGATGCTGGCGATGATCTTCGAAAAGCCGTCGACGCGCACCCGCGTTTCCTTCGACGTCGGCATGCGCCAGCTCGGCGGCGAAACGCTGTTTCTCTCCGGTACTGAAATGCAGCTCGGCCGCGCCGAGACGATCGGCGACACCGCCAAGGTGCTGTCGCGCTATGTCGATGCGATCATGATCCGCACCACCGAGCATTCCAGGCTTTTGGAGCTCGCCGAGCACGCGACCGTGCCTGTGATCAATGCGCTGACGGACGACACCCACCCCTGCCAGATCATGGCCGATATCATGACCTTCGAGGAGCATCGCGGCCCGATCAAGGGCAAGACGATCGCATGGACCGGCGACGGCAACAATGTGCTGCATTCGCTGGTGGAAGGGGCTGCGCGCTTCGGCTACCGCATGAACATGGCCGTGCCTCTTGGCTCGGAGCCTAAGGATCACTATCTGAACTGGGCCCGCAATGAGGGCGCCGAAGTCATGCTCTGCCATGATGCCGACCGTGCGGTCGAAGGCGCCGATTGCGTGGTGACCGATACCTGGGTCTCCATGAATCAGGAACATCGGGCCCGGGGTCACAACGTCTTCCAGCCTTATCAGGTCAATGCGGCCTTGATGGCCAAGGCCGGCAGCGATGCATTGTTCATGCATTGCTTGCCTGCTCATCGCGGTGAGGAAGTGACGGACGAGGTGATCGACGGCCCGCAATCCGTGGTCTTCGATGAAGCGGAAAACCGTCTTCATGCGCAGAAGTCGATTCTTGCTTGGTGCCTGGGCGCGATCTGAACCATAATCGGATGTTGCGAGTCATAAGCTTGCGGCCCGACTGCGCGAGCGCCGGACACTTTGGCCGCCGCTCCAGAAACTAGGAGTAAAGCCATGGCAGAAGCTGCAGCCGCCCTCGGCCAGTTCGATTTCGCCGGCGATGATCATGTCGTCCCCTTTCAGGTGGAGGGTCTGGATGTGCGCGGCCGCGCCGTCCAGCTCGGCCCCATGCTCGATGCGATCCTCGAGCGCCATCATTATCCCGCGCCCGTCGCCCGGCTGCTCGCCGAAGTCGTCGTACTGACGGTGCTGCTCGGCACCTCGCTGAAGTTCGACGGCAAGTTCACCGTGCAGACCAAGGGCGACGGCCCGGTCGATCTGCTCGTCGCCGATTTCTCGACGCCGGAGAACGTGCGTGCCTATGCCCGTTTCGACCGGGCGCTGCTCGACCAGGCGATTGCCTCAGGCGAGACCGAGCCGGAGCAACTGCTCGGCAAGGGCGTGCTCGCCTTCACCATCGATCAGGGCAAGTTCGCGCAGCCTTACCAGGGCATTGTCGCCCTCGACGGCACGTCGCTCGAGGAGATCGCCGGCGTCTATTTCCGCCAGTCGGAGCAGATCCCGACGCGGGTGCGCCTGGCTGCGGCCGAACTTTTCGACCGTGACGATGCCGGCAAGCCGCGCCATCGTTGGCGGGCAGGCGGCCTCGTCGCCCAGTTCCTGCCGGAGGCACCGGAGCGCATGCGCCAGCCTGATCTCCACGGCGGCGACGGCGATAACGGCGACCGTCCGCATGGCGAGGATGACGCCTGGACCGAAGCGCGCTCGCTGGTCGAGACCATCGATGCCGACGAGCTGACCGATCCGCAGGTCGGCACCGAACGTCTCTTGTTCCGCCTGTTCCACGAGCGCGGCGTGCGCGTCTTCGAGCCCCGCGCCGTCTTCGACCGCTGCAGCTGCTCGCGGGAAAAAATAGGCAACGTGCTGAAGGGCTTCACCGCCGAGGAGATCGAGGCCAGCCAGGAAAACGGCGAGATATCCGTCACCTGTGAATTCTGCTCGACCACATACCGCTTCGAAGCAGCCGAGCTTCAGCCGGCGGAATAACATTAGTCGCGCTTGGCGCGAAAAAGATACGCATTGCAGCGGCACAGTGACTCGACTTTTAGTAGTCACTGTGCACCTATTATCCCAACTGGTTCTGGGGGCGGGACGTCAATGCGGCTTTTGTATTTTGTATTCGCATTCATTGCTGCGATGCCACGGATTGTCCTGGCTGATGACGAAACAATCAAATGGAAAGAGGTTGGCGGCTGGACCGTGGCTGTCGACCCGACCTTGGGCAACGGCTGTTTTGTTCTCACTTCATTTGATGACGGCACCGTTTTTCGTCTGGGCTTTAATTTTACAAAAAAGGAGAGCCCTTTTTACATTGTGATCGCAAATCCGAACTGGAAATCCTTGGAAGTGGGAAAGCAATATCCCATCGAACTGTCGTTAGATCGTTCTCAATGGACGGCGAATGCGAGCGCTCTCGATCTTGATGGCTTCAAGGGATTATGGATCGATTTTAAGGATTCCAGTCTGATTGCCGAGTTCGCTCGTAAACTGGGTTTTCGCGCCACCTTCAACGGAAAGCAGATTGTTGCGCTGAGTTTAAAAAATTCCGTCAGGGCAACGGATGAGATGCTCACCTGCCAGAAGGCGGTAAACGCTGCAGTCGCTCAGCGGCCAGCCACGCCCCAATCAAAGGATCCGTTCGAAGCAAAGCCGGACACCCGGACGGCCTCGGATCCTTTTGATCTCTGATGCATGTCATCTGGGGGTGAATCGGGCATATCCACTTTGGGGCCTGCGCTCAGTTCAGCACGCGCAGTAGCCCCGGTGAATCCAGCGAGAAGGCGGGGATGTCGACGTCGAATAGCTCGCCTTCATCCGTTTCCATCTGGTAATGGCCGAACATCAGGCCTGAGGGCGTGTCAAGCGGGCAGCCGGAGGAATATTCGTAGGTGTCGCCCGGGCTGAGCCGCGGCTGTTCGCCGACGACGCCGGGTCCGGTCACCTCGTCCACCACCCCGTTCTGGTCGGTGATGTTCCAGTAGCGATTGATGAGGCGAACGGCGACGCCGGAATTGTTGCTGATGACGATCCGGTAACCCCAGACATAGCGATCGTCTTCCGGATCGGATTGCTCCTCCAGATAGAACGGTTCGACCACGACTTCGATATCTCTTGTGAGGGCGCGATACATGCCTTGCACCATAGTCAAGATATGTTACCCGTATCTTATAAAGAGGCCCCGTCCGTCAAGAAACGGAACGTTGATCAGCGGTCAAATGGTGATCATCGTATGGTTTTCGATCGTTAAGCCTAATCGTCAGCGTTAATTTTACTTCGCAACGCCGGCGCGGGGGTACTTGTTCCCGCAGATCGGCGGCCGGCTCCTCATTGAAGTCCGGCCGCTATTCCAGTCCATCAGGCCGAAACCTTGGAAAGCGCCTGCGCGAAGTCCTCGATCAGGTCGTCCGTATCCTCGATGCCGGCCGAAAGCCGCACCGTGCCCGGAGAAATGCCGAGTTCGGCACGCGCCTCTTCCGTCAGGTTCTTGTGCGTCGTCGTTGCCGGATGGGTGATCAGGCTTTTGCTGTCGCCGAGATTGTTGGAGATCTTGATGATCTCAAGCGCGTTCTGCAGCGCGAAGGCCGCCTCCTTGCCGCCCTTCAGCTCGAAGCAGACGAGCGTCGAGCCGCCGGTCATCTGTTTGGCGATGATGTCAGACTGCGGGTGGTCCTTGCGGCCGGGATAGATCACCTTGGCGACCTTGCCCTGCTCTGCCAGGAAATCGGCGATCTTCGCCGCATTTTCAGTCTGCTGCTTGACGCGCAGCGGCAGCGTTTCAATGCCCTTCAGCAGCGTCCAGGCATTGAACGGCGACATGGCCGGGCCGGTATGGCGAAAATAGTCGTGCAGGTTCTCGTCGATCCATGCCTTGTCGGAAAGCACCACCCCGCCGAGGCACCGGCCCTGGCCGTCGATATGCTTGGTGGCGGAATAGACGACGATATGGGCGCCGAGTTCGAGCGGCTTCTGGAAGAGCGGCGTCGCGAAGACGTTGTCGACGATCAGCTTGGCGCCGACCTGGTTGGCGAGGCTGGCGACGCCTGCGATATCGATCACTTCGAGCGTCGGGTTGGTCGGGCTCTCCAGGAAGAATACCTTGGTATTCGGGCGGACCGCCTTTTCCCAATTGGCGAGATCCCGGCCGTCGACCAGCGTGCACTCGATGCCGTATTTCGGCGCAAGCGTTTCCACGACCCAGCGGCAGGAGCCGAACAGCGCGCGGGCCGCGACGATGTGGTCGCCGGCCTTGACCTGGCAGAGGACGGCGGCGGCGACGGCCGCCATGCCGGAGGCGGTGGCGCGGGCATCTTCAGCGCCTTCCAATGCGCACATGCGCTTTTCGAACATGTCGTTGGTTGGGCTGCCGTAGCGGGCATAGATGAAGCCGTCCGTTTCGCCCTTGAAGCGGGCTTCTGCCGCTTCCGACGTGTCATAGACGAAACCCTGGGTGAGATAGATTGCCTCTGATGTTTCGCCATATTGCGAACGCAGCGTGCCGCCATGGACGAGTTGGGTTGCCGGGCGCCAGGTCTTGCTCATGCCATCACCTTCACATAACAAAAAACCGGCCGCAAAAGCAGACCGGTTTCATAACCCGGTCTTTTTAGCCACTTGTTTAACGTGGCTGCAAGCCGACCGGCCAAATCACCACGGGATAATTTTGCAATACTGCTGTTAGCTGCTTGCGTCAATTCCCCGATTTTGGTTTTGTCGGCGGCAAAATGATGGATGGGGCATGATGGCTCGCGAAACTGGAATTCTGGCGGACCGCGCGATTGCGGCACTGTTCGAAACGGGGCGTCTGAACTCCGAGCGGGAGCTCGACCGCGATCAGATCCAGCCGGCGAGCCTCGACCTGCGCTTAGGAAGCAAGGCCTTTCGTGTGCGCGCTTCCTTCATGCCCGGCCCCTCGCATCTGGTCTCCGACAAGCTCGATCGGCTGAGCCTGCACGTGATCGACCTGTCCCAGGGCGCGGTGCTCGAAACCGGCTGCGTCTATATCGTACCGCTGATGGAGAGCCTGGCGCTGCCTGCCGACATGTCGGCTTCGGCCAATCCGAAGAGCTCGACCGGCAGGCTCGATATCTTCACCCGCGTCATCACCGACTACGCCCAGGAATTCGACAAGATCCCGCCGGGCTATTCCGGCCCGCTCTATCTCGAAATCAGCCCGCGCACCTTCCCGATCGTCGTTCGCCGCGGCTCGCGCCTGTCGCAGATCCGCTTCCGCGTCGGCCAGTCCGTGCTCGGCGAGCCGGAACTTCTGAGGCTGCATGAAAGCGAGACGCTTGTTGCCAGCAAGCAGCCGAACGTCTCGGGCGGCGGCATCGCGCTGTCGATCGATCTCACCGGCGACAAGGACGGCCTGATCGGCTATCGCGGCAAGCACCACACCGCGGTCGTCGATGTCGACGAGAAGGACCAGCACGATATTTTCGATTTCTGGGAGCCGCTCTACAGCCGCGGCCGCAACGAGCTGATCCTCGATCCCGACGAGTTCTATATCCTCGTCTCGCGCGAGGCCGTGCACGTGCCGCCGGATTATGCCGCCGAGATGACCCCCTTCGATCCGCTGGTCGGCGAGTTCCGCGTCCACTATGCCGGCTTCTTCGATCCGGGCTTCGGCCATGCGCCGGCCGGCGGCCGCGGCAGCCGCGCCGTGCTCGAAGTGCGCAGCCACGAAGTGCCCTTCATCCTCGAAGACGGCCAGATCGTCGGCCGCCTGGTCTACGAGCACATGCAGGAAAAACCGGCAAGCCTTTACGGCTCCGGCCTCGGCTCCAACTACCAGGCCCAGGGCCTCAAGCTCTCCAAACATTTCCGCATCTGACGCCGGCCTGACGGGCGGCGACTTGACAGCGGCCCCCATCTGTTGGAAATCTCAGCTCATCGCGGGTGTAGCTCAATGGTAGAGCAGCAGCTTCCCAAGCTGAATACGAGGGTTCGATTCCCTTCACCCGCTCCAGCTGCCTTTCCAGCGATGTCCTTCTAATCCCCGAAAAACCGAATCGGCTTATACCGGCGGTGTGCGATGATCAGGCTGCGGTCGGGCTGGAGGATGTAGGTTTCCTCCACCTGTCGGCCATACTGGTCGATAAAATCATGCGGGAAGGAGGAGCCGGGTGGCGATTTGGTGAGCTTGGTGCGCGGCTGGCCGTGATAGGTGATGCTGCCTGGGATGGGTTCGAGGCCCGGGCCGCTGTAGCTGACGGTGTTGCATCCCGCCAGAACGAGTGTGCCGATGAGGCCGATGATTGCCGGTTTCATATCCATCCCTTCCGATGCGCAGAACGTTGCGATCTTACTCCCGATCGCAACAGACGCACCAGATGAAACGGCGTCTCCGCCTTCACTCGTTCGAGAGGTGCTGCCCGGAGCGCAGGAAATCCATGCGTTGGCGAAACCGGCGGTGTCTGCTAGATGGGCAGTGTCGAAAAAGGCAGGATCGGTTGAGGTAAGCCCGATCCCTTCCGTTGGAGCGTCGTGAGCGCTCTCAAGAAGCTCTGCTCCGTGGCCTATGGCACGAGAACCCGCGACGTGATCCGCATCAAGATGCGGGATCCCGGCGGCGTGCGGAGACGGCAAAAGGCAGTCGCGGGATTTTTTCAAACGGAGACTGTCATGCGCCTGAACCATCTCGATTTTCACGTTCCCGATATTACCGCGACGGCGGATTTCTTCATCCGCCACTTCGGCCTGATGCTCAAGGATATGCGGGGCCAGAACGGCCTGGCGATACTGACCGACGACGCCGGCCTCGAAATTGTCCTCAGCCACGCGATCGCGAAGTTCGGCACCGCCGACCAGGTCGAACTGCAGCGTCAGACTTATCACGTCGGCTTTATTTTGGCTGAGAAGGCTGATGTTGATATTGTTCATGCCGGGCTTGTTGCCGCCGGTGCGGTGCTGTCCGGCCCGCCGGCCGCCATGCGCGGCGGCTGGCTGTTTTATTGCACGGCGCCCGGAAATATTCTGGTCGAGATTGGTTGGCGGCCGGTTTGAGCGAATCCCAGAAGGAAGGGTGCGGCCCGTAGCCTGCCCCTCATCCGGCTGCCGGCATCGACCGGGGTCGCGCCACGGTCTCGGCCCGTCCTTCAGACCCCCGCAAACCGGGCGAAGGGGATGTGCCGCGACCTCTCCATTCCCCGCCGACCTCTCGCTGGGCACGTCCCCTCGTCCCGTTTTTACGGGGAGAGGGTTAGGGCGAGGGGCAGCTATCCGCGCGAACCGGGCAGGCGTGCCTCTTGCCGGCTCAGAATTCCGTCCAGTCGGCATCCTGCGTCGACGGCGTGCTGCTGTTGCCGGCGCCGAAGGCGTTGGCGATCTTCTGGCCTAGCGCCCGGGCGGGGGAGGCGGCCGGGCGGGTCGTGCCTTCCCTGGCGACGCGGATCGATGCCTTGGCTGCTGCCGGGCGCGGGGCCACCACCCGCGGTGGCGGGGCTGTCGGCCGCTTAGACGCGCTCGGTACGGCGGCGGCAAAGCCGCCGGTGCCGGTCAATCGGAACTGGCCGAGCAGGGTGTTGAGTGCTGCCGCTTCCGTGGCGAGGCTGCGGCTGGCGGCCGTCGATTGCTCGACCATCGCCGCATTCTGCTGCGTACCCTGATCCATGGTGTTGACGGCGGTGTTGATCTCCTGCAGCCCGATCGACTGTTCGCGCGAGGCTTCGGCGATCGCGTGGACGTGCTGGTTGATTTGCTGCACCTCGGTGACGATCACATCGAGCGCCTTGCCGGTCTCGCCCACCAGCGTGACGCCGGTCTGGACATGAGAGCCGGAATTGGTGATCAGCGACTTGATCTCCTTGGCGGCATTGGCCGAGCGCTGAGCGAGCTCGCGCACTTCCTGGGCGACGACCGCAAAGCCTTTGCCGGCTTCACCGGCGCGCGCGGCTTCGACGCCGGCATTCAAGGCCAAGAGGTTGGTCTGGAAGGCGATGTCGTCGATGACGCCGATGATGTTGGAAATTTCGCCCGAAGACTTTTCGATCTCGTGCATGGCGGAGACGGCCTTGCGGACGATCTCGCCGGATTTTTCGGCGCCGAGGCGGGTGCGGGTGACGAGCTGGCTCGCCTCCTCGGCGCGCTTGGCGGCATCCCGCACCGTCGTGGTGATTTCTTCCAGCGCCGCTGCAGTCTCTTCGACGGAGGCCGACTGCTGTTCCGTTCGCCGGGAAAGCTCGTCGGCGGAGGAACGAATCTCGTTGGCGCCGGCGCCGATGGCCCGCGCATTGGCCCCGACCGCCTGCATGGTCTCGTTGAGCTTCTCGACCGAGTGGTTGAAATCTTGGCGCAGCGCATCGAGATGGGCGACGAAGGGCGCGTCGATATGCGAAGCGAGATCGCCGGCGGCAAGGCGACGCAGGCCGTCGCCGAGGGCTGCGACGGCGCGTTCGAGTTCTGCTGCCTCGCGGGCTTTCTGCGCCTCGCGTTCGCGGCGCTCGCCGTCGCTGACGCTGCGGTCTGCCTCGGCGCGCGCCTCCATCTGGCGACGCTCGATCGCGTTGTCGCGGAAGATCGAGACCGCCTTTGCCATCTGGCCGACTTCGTCGCGGCGGTCGAGACCACTGATATCGCTATCGGTGTCGCCCTCGGCAAGGCGCGTCATGCGCAGGCTGAGCTTCGTCATCGGGCCGGCAATGCCTTTCTGCGCCATGGTGACGCCAAAGCCGATTGCGGTGAGAACAGCGGTGCCGATCAGAGTGAGACAGAAGGTGATCCGGCCGTTGACGGATGCCGAGAGGCCGTCGCCGCCATCGTTGAGCATCGCCATCATCGCATCATTGTTGGCGATCATCTTCGGCGTCAGCGCATCGAGCTTGGCATTGATCAGGGCGACGTTTGCGAGTGCGCCCGCGCTGTCCTTGCCCTTGCTCTGCTCGATGATCTTATTGGCTAAAGCTTCGATTTCATCGATGCCGGCCTGGATTTCGTCTATCGCTGCCTTGCGGCTCGGAACCAGGGCGAGGGCCTGTTTCATCCGGTCGCGGGCCTGCGGCAGCTTGCTCGGCGTGGCAAGCGCCGTCTGGTATGTCGGCGTATCGGGCTGCGTCTCGGCAACCAAGGTCACCTGCAGCACCGAGGCTACGACCGAGGCGCTGGCACGTGCGCTCAGCATCGAGGCCTGCGCCTCATGATCGATAAAGGCGCCATAAGCGGCGTCCGCCCGGCGGAACTCGGAGATGACATAGATGAGCCCCGCCATCGTGATCAGCCCGAGCAGCGCCACGACCGAAATGATCTTGGTACGGATTTTCAGATGCTTCAACATGGAAAATGTCACCCGATTTTGCCGGGCGCGCGGCGCGTCCGGTGTTTGGAAATTATGTTGGTAAAGAGCGCTGCCTGACTGTCGCGGCGCCGGATAGGGAATTGACGCATGCATCATGCAATCGGCTGGCGGGCCTGTGTCGTCGCGACAAATAGAGGTGATATTCTTTAATTCCGCGCTAACGTGCAGGTGCAGGCGCACCCCTAGTTTTGAGGGGCAGCGGGAGGTCTGCGCCATCGCTCCAGAGAGCTCATTCTTCGAGGGGCGTGGGAGGATGCTGCGGCAAATGAGGAGCGTTGGAGGATGTCGCGGCCAATGAGTTCGTGAGCCTCATCCGCTCCCTCACTCCCATGATATTCCCCGGCGGGCATGACTCTGTTACATCTCGTCGATCCCCAACCCCGGAACTGGATCATCATGATTGAACCCCAGCTGGCATCCCCGACTCTCAGGGCTTTTCTGGCGGCCGGTCTGTTTCTGGCAGCGCTGTTTTCAAACTTTGCTGCATTCGCTCAGCAGGCTGCCCCTTCGCTGCCGTTGCTCTTCGATGCCCGCGAGCGTCTCGCCAGACCGGATCTCTCGTCGCTAGTCCGCTTGCGCTTTCTGACGTCGGTTGATTTCCCGCCGTTTAATTTCACGGATCAGAATGGCAAGCTTTCCGGCTTCAACGTCGATCTCGCCCGCGAAATCTGCGGCGAGCTGGAGATTTCGGATAAGTGCCAGATCCAGGCAATGCCTTTCACCGATCTCAAGGATGCCCTCGCCGCATCGCAAGGCGATGCCGTCATCGCCGGCCTTGCGGTCACCCCGGAGCTGCGCCGGCAATTTCTCTTCTCCCGGCCATATCTGATGCTGCCGGCGCGCTTCGTGCGCAATCTCGCCGCCCCGCTTGATGGAAAGACCGCTGCTGCGCTCTCCAACCATTCGGTCGGCGTCGTCAAAGGCACGGTGCACGAGGCGATGCTGGCAGCCTTTTTCCCGGCGCTGAAAGCGCAGGCTTTCGACACGAAGGACGCCCTGCTTGCGGCGCTGAAGGAGCGAAAGGTCGATGCTGCCTTCGCCGATGCGCTGCAGCTTTCCTTCTGGGTCTCGTCCCCGGCCTCCGACAAATGCTGCGCGCTGTTCGACGGCCCCTACCTCTCCGAACATTTCCTCGGCGAGGGCATGACGATCATGCTGCGACAGAAGGACAGCGTGCTGACATCCGCCATTGATCATGCGCTGGCGGCGCTGTCGCGCACCGGCCGTCTCCAGGAGATCTATCTGCGCTATTTTCCCTACGGGCTCTACTGAGCCTCAAGGATTATCCCTTGCGGAAACGGGCAATGGCGCTCCGCTCGATCGCCGCGCAGGTGAGCTTATCGAGGCCGAGGCGGTCCCGCAGCAGGCTGAGCAGTCGCAGTTCCTCTGCCTTGACCGAAAGATCGGCGGAGGCCACCTCGACGGCAAGCGCATAAGCGGTGTCATAGAGTTTTGCCGGCAAGGTATCGCGGACCGTTTCGAGGACCACGTCGAGGCCTTCAGGCCCAGCCAGCAGCGCGGCGCAGTCGCGTGCTATCGGAATGAGCTTGTCGTCATCAAAATCCCTGAAAACCGGCAGGAAGCCGATCAGCTGACCGATCCTTTCCATCTCCCTGTCGTTCATGGTGCTGTCGACGGCGGATGCCATCACCATCACGTAGATCAGCGCATCATGGGCGGAAAGCGGCTTGTTCATTTCTGATTCCTTGTTGATCAGCGCAGATTAGGAATTGGCGGCGGCCTTTACAAGAGATCGGCAGCTCTCCCCCGGCGGGC
It includes:
- the apaG gene encoding Co2+/Mg2+ efflux protein ApaG, which produces MYRALTRDIEVVVEPFYLEEQSDPEDDRYVWGYRIVISNNSGVAVRLINRYWNITDQNGVVDEVTGPGVVGEQPRLSPGDTYEYSSGCPLDTPSGLMFGHYQMETDEGELFDVDIPAFSLDSPGLLRVLN
- a CDS encoding Hsp33 family molecular chaperone produces the protein MAEAAAALGQFDFAGDDHVVPFQVEGLDVRGRAVQLGPMLDAILERHHYPAPVARLLAEVVVLTVLLGTSLKFDGKFTVQTKGDGPVDLLVADFSTPENVRAYARFDRALLDQAIASGETEPEQLLGKGVLAFTIDQGKFAQPYQGIVALDGTSLEEIAGVYFRQSEQIPTRVRLAAAELFDRDDAGKPRHRWRAGGLVAQFLPEAPERMRQPDLHGGDGDNGDRPHGEDDAWTEARSLVETIDADELTDPQVGTERLLFRLFHERGVRVFEPRAVFDRCSCSREKIGNVLKGFTAEEIEASQENGEISVTCEFCSTTYRFEAAELQPAE
- a CDS encoding O-succinylhomoserine sulfhydrylase → MSKTWRPATQLVHGGTLRSQYGETSEAIYLTQGFVYDTSEAAEARFKGETDGFIYARYGSPTNDMFEKRMCALEGAEDARATASGMAAVAAAVLCQVKAGDHIVAARALFGSCRWVVETLAPKYGIECTLVDGRDLANWEKAVRPNTKVFFLESPTNPTLEVIDIAGVASLANQVGAKLIVDNVFATPLFQKPLELGAHIVVYSATKHIDGQGRCLGGVVLSDKAWIDENLHDYFRHTGPAMSPFNAWTLLKGIETLPLRVKQQTENAAKIADFLAEQGKVAKVIYPGRKDHPQSDIIAKQMTGGSTLVCFELKGGKEAAFALQNALEIIKISNNLGDSKSLITHPATTTHKNLTEEARAELGISPGTVRLSAGIEDTDDLIEDFAQALSKVSA
- a CDS encoding 2'-deoxycytidine 5'-triphosphate deaminase, with translation MMARETGILADRAIAALFETGRLNSERELDRDQIQPASLDLRLGSKAFRVRASFMPGPSHLVSDKLDRLSLHVIDLSQGAVLETGCVYIVPLMESLALPADMSASANPKSSTGRLDIFTRVITDYAQEFDKIPPGYSGPLYLEISPRTFPIVVRRGSRLSQIRFRVGQSVLGEPELLRLHESETLVASKQPNVSGGGIALSIDLTGDKDGLIGYRGKHHTAVVDVDEKDQHDIFDFWEPLYSRGRNELILDPDEFYILVSREAVHVPPDYAAEMTPFDPLVGEFRVHYAGFFDPGFGHAPAGGRGSRAVLEVRSHEVPFILEDGQIVGRLVYEHMQEKPASLYGSGLGSNYQAQGLKLSKHFRI
- a CDS encoding GcrA family cell cycle regulator, which encodes MNWTDERVEKLKKLWAEGLSASQIAAQLGGVSRNAVIGKVHRLSLPGRAKAGGTATAARTPKRQTAAPRAPNYASRITTRTVTRQQGATMLKEEIEVDAVEEMEYVPAGNVVVPISRRLGLTELTERTCKWPVGDPLKEDFHFCGCESPDNSPYCSYHQKLAYQPINERRRAAARVS
- a CDS encoding aspartate aminotransferase family protein: MAEAAPLYDTYSRAPLRFERGEGVWLITESGERYLDFGAGVAVTSVGHGNPHVVAALKEQADKVWHLSNIYEIPGQERLAKRLTDATFADKVFFTNSGAEALECAIKTARRYQFSKGHPERFHIITFEGAFHGRTLATIAAGGQEKYLEGFGPKAPGFDQVPFGDIEAVRAAITDATAAILIEPVQGEGGVRPATGEFMKALRRICDENGLLLILDEVQTGVGRTGKLFAHEWSGITPDIMAVAKGIGGGFPLGACLATAEAASGMKAGTHGSTYGGNPLAMAVGSAVLDVILADGFLEHVRDVALVFRQGLASLKDRYPDVIEDIRGEGLLLGVKAAVPSAELLQAIRAAHLLGVPAGDNVIRLLPPLVVTAEEAREGLVRLERAAESIRAAKIKKTA
- the argF gene encoding ornithine carbamoyltransferase, which translates into the protein MAPKHFLDLSAVTSADLRTIMNDALARKQAFKSGKGDKPLAGKMLAMIFEKPSTRTRVSFDVGMRQLGGETLFLSGTEMQLGRAETIGDTAKVLSRYVDAIMIRTTEHSRLLELAEHATVPVINALTDDTHPCQIMADIMTFEEHRGPIKGKTIAWTGDGNNVLHSLVEGAARFGYRMNMAVPLGSEPKDHYLNWARNEGAEVMLCHDADRAVEGADCVVTDTWVSMNQEHRARGHNVFQPYQVNAALMAKAGSDALFMHCLPAHRGEEVTDEVIDGPQSVVFDEAENRLHAQKSILAWCLGAI
- a CDS encoding VOC family protein, which gives rise to MRLNHLDFHVPDITATADFFIRHFGLMLKDMRGQNGLAILTDDAGLEIVLSHAIAKFGTADQVELQRQTYHVGFILAEKADVDIVHAGLVAAGAVLSGPPAAMRGGWLFYCTAPGNILVEIGWRPV